CCTCGAAGCAGAAATGGCGATCTCGGGAGGTCGAGCTCCTCACCTCGAACTCGACGTCCGCGCTCTCGCCGGCTCGCCCGGTCTCGAAGGCGAAGGGGGCCCAGCCGTCCTCGTCCCGATGAACGTAGGTACCAATGCTCGTTCCGCCGACGCGCACCTCGATCTCGATCAGCGGAGCGCCGACGCTGTCCCGGAAGACCAGCCACGGCATGCCGCCATTTCCGCGCACAGTGCGCCCGAGTGGCACGTTGCGGAACTTCAGGTGCAGCGGTCCTCCTGGCGGGGGATGCGCCCAGATGCAGCGCCGCGCTCGATACTCGTGGTTGTCGTCGATGACCGTGACGCCGGCAAAGAACCACTCCCCGCCCGGGCACATGAAACGCTGCGCGGGGAAGGTCGGGTTGCCGCCCAAACTGCCGTTCGAGACCGGCGCATGCGCATTCCAGTGGCAGGGCTGAGCGCCCTCGAACACCTGCAAGTGTTCCGGGGTGACGTGATCGACGAAGTCGAACGACACCCGAGCCGGCGACGGGTTCTCCAGCGTGCGCAGCGTGAAGCGGCCGGACTTCGTCTCCGACACGGTGCGCCACGCCCCGAGCTCCGGGGCGCGCTGGCCCAGCGCGCTGATCTCGATCGCTCGCGCGTAGCCGCTCTCGTCCGAGCGCGCTACGTCCCGGAGCGGCATCAACGAGTCGCCCAGCGCTTGCCGTGCCAGAGGCTCTGCCCAGCGCGGCGCCACCACCACGAGCTCCCCCGCCTGACGCAGCGCCGTAACCGGCTCACGCAAGCGCGCCCACTCTTCCACCCGCGGCGCTCGCTTCGCGAAGTAAAAATGCGCGCCGAGCTCCACGAGGCCGGCCAGCGGCACGGCGAGCCAGAGCAGGCGTTTGGAGGGCATCGGCGGGCGGCAGCTTAGCTCGATTGATTTCCCGAGTTCCATCAGCTCGGCGTCCTCCGCTGCCGAAAGTGGAAACGAGCCACGGGTGTTGCGAGTGGGCTATAACCGCGGCGTGCGAGCGCCGACGGACGCCCAGCTCCGCGCTCTCACCTGGGTGGTCGCGCTGACCGCAGCGGTGGTCGTGCTGGTGTACCCGTTCACGGTGGCGAGGTATCCACCGATCACGGATCTGCCGTTCCACGCTGCGCAGACCTCGATCATCGCAAACTATCGCGACCCGGCGTTCCACTTCGCAGCGCAGTTCGAGCTGCATCCGCTCGACGTTCCGTACGTCACCATGTACGCGCTGGGCGCCCTCGCAACGCTGGCAGTACCCATTCACGTTGCCGTGAAGGTCATGGCCATCGCCATGCTCGCGCTCTTGCCGCTGGGCTTGGTTGTGTTGCTGAGCGGCATGCGAAAAAATCCGCTGCTGGGCCTCTTCGGGCTGGGCTTCGCTTTCACCGACCTCACCCACTGGGGGTTCTTCAGCTTCATTGGCGCGCTTGGGCTCTACGCAGCGAGCATCGGGCTCACACTGCGACTACTCGACGCGCCAAGTGGCAAACGCCAGCTCGCGCTGTTCGTCGCGCTGGTCCTGTTGTTCTTCACTCACGTGTACCGCTTTCCGTACGCGATCCTGGCCATTGCGCTCACCACGCTGCTGATGTTCCCGGCGACGCGCCAGGTGAAACCCGTGCTCTTGCCGGTGGGGGCCGCGCTGGGCGGCTTTTTGCTGTGGTTCGTCACTCGACCGAAGACGTTGTCCGGCGGCCTCGGACCGATCGATTTCGACGCCAGCCGCGCGGAGCGGTTCAGCCAATTCACCTTCGGGAGCTACGTGGGGCAGAGTGGCGCCATCGAACGCGAGCTCGCCTGGTTGATGCTCGCGGGTGTGGTCGCGGTCCTCGGCTTGGCCCTGGTCTTCCGCGACTCGAAACCGACAGCCGATGACTCGAGTCGGCGCTTTCGGCGTCGGGTTGCGCTGCTCCCGCTCTTGCTCGCGGGCGGGCATCTGCTCGCATTCTTCACGTTGCCCTCCCGGGTGGGCGAGTGGTGGTACGTCTACCCGCGCGAGCTGCCCGCCGCCCTGTTCGTACTCGCCGCGGCCTTGCCGGATCTGCCGAGGCGCCGCGGGGTACTGCTGGCCGCCGCCGCTGTCATCGCGGTCTGCGCCAGCACGATGGCCGTGTTCGTCGCCACGCGCTGGCGGGCATTCGAGGCGGAGACGGCCGACTTTCGTGAAGTCGCCCAGAACCTGCCGCCGTCTCCGAAGCTCGCGTACCTGGTCATCGACCACGCTCTAGCGGGGAGCGCGGGGGAAAAGCGAAACTCCCCGATGGTCCACCTGCCGGCCTGGATCCAGGCCGAGAGGGGCGGCTGGTTGTCGTTTCACTTCGCCGGCTGGCGCATCTTTCCGGTCTGGTACCGGCCGAATTCGACGGACACCCCGCCTCCGGTACCTCGAGACTGGGAGTGGAATCCAAGCTGGTTTCGCGTGACAGAGCAGGGCCTGTTCTTCGACTGGTTCCTGGTACGGCTCCTCGACGACCCGGCCCCACTGTTCGCGGACGACCCAACCATCAAGCTAGTGGAGCACCGCGGGAGCTGGTGGCTGTACCGGAGGGACACAGGACAAGTTTTCGACGACGCACTGCGCTGATTTCAGATCTGCACGGCGCGACCGTTGAGTGGTTTGTAACTGGTTGAAACCCGGCAAATCTTGCATGGCATGGGCCGTGCACCCTAACAGCGCGGCGTCGGTGATGGCCTGCCAGACAGACCTCGCCTCCGCCAGTCACTCCGCACGGTGACGCTGACGAATCCCCCCCCTCCGTTTGTGTCACCGTGTTTTTCTACCCCACGGCAGTGTTGGAACGTCCCCCCCGTCCAGCCTGCCGTGGTTTTTTTTTGTTCCCTGCGTAGAGTCGCCCGGGCATGGCGTACGCACGGAAGTTCTTCGGCGAAGCAATCGAGATCCTGAACCAGCTCGACGCCGACGCCGTCGAGCGCCTGGCCAGCCTGCTGGCTGAGGCACGAGCGCGAGGCGGGCGCCTGTTCATTCTCGGAGTGGGTGGAAGCGCGGGCAACGCCTCGCACGCCGTCAACGATTTCAGAAAGATCTGCGGCTTCGAGTCGTACACACCCACCGACAACGTCTCGGAGCTGACCGCGCGGGTCAACGACGACGGCTGGGAGACCACGTTCGAACGCTGGCTCGAGGTGAGCCGTCTGTCCAAACAGGACATGGTGCTGGTGTTCTCCGTCGGCGGCGGCAACCTCGAGAAGAACGTCAGCCCGAACCTGGTGCGGGCGCTCGGACTCGCGCGCAAGGTGGGCGCGAGCATCGGAGGCGTGGTGGGGCGCGACGGGGGATACACGGCCCAGGTCGCGGATGTGTGTGTGATCGTCCCGACCGTGAATCCCGACGCCATCACACCCCACGCCGAGGCGTTTCAGGCCGTGGTCTGGCACCTCTTGGTGTCCCATCCGTTGCTCCAGAAGTCGGCGATGAAGTGGGAGAGCACTCAGTGAAGTCGCTGGTGATCGGCGGCGCCGGTTTCATCGGCAGCCACCTCACCGATCAACTGGTCGCTCGCGGGCCGGTCACGTTGTTCGACAACCTCAGCGTGGGCAAGCGCGAGTTCGTCGCCGGGCACCTGGCCTCGGGCGCGGCGCGACTGGTCGTGGGTGAGCTGCTCGATCTGGAGCAGGTGTGCGAGGTCGTGAAAGGCCACGACGTCGTCTTTCATCTGGCAGCAAACCCCGAGGCACGCTGGGGCCTCGACAACCCGCGCCTCGATCTCGAGCAGGGCACCATCGCCACCTGGAACGTGCTCGAAGCCATGCGCCGCGGCGGCGTTCCGAGGATCGTCTTTTCGTCCTCCGGGACCGTCTACGGCGACACCGCGGAGGTCTGCGCCGAAGCAGATCTCGGGCGCCTCCCCATCTCGCTCTACGGCGCCAGCAAGTTCGCTGGCGAGGCGCTGATCAGCTCGTACGTCGAGTGTTTCGGCCTGCGCGGGCTGATCTACCGCTTTGGCAATGTGGTCGGTCCCCGGGGAACCCACGGCGCCGCGCTGGATTTTCTGAAGAAGCTGAAGAACACCCCGGACGAGCTCGAGGTGTTGGGCGACGGGGCTCAAGCCAAACCCTACGTCTTCGTCAGCGACTGCGTGGCAGGCATCCTGTTCGGCCTGGACCACACCCGCGGTCCCCTCGACGTGCTCAACATCGCGCCGCCGGACTTCACCAGCGTGCGGCGCATCGCCGAGCTGTGCGTCGAGGCGTCACCCAACCCGCAGGCGCGCATCCGCTACACCGGCGGTGATCGCGGTTGGCCCGGCGACGTTCCGCAATCACGGCTTGCGCCGGACGCACTCGCGGCCCTGGGCTACCGGGTGTCGCGCACCAGCGACGAAGCCGTGAGGCAGGCCGTGACCGCGCTCGCCGGCGAGGTCTTCGGCTGAGCCCTGCACCCGGCGCTCACGTGGAGCGCGCACTCAGGTCAGACCGTCGATGAAGCGGCGGACGTTGCGCCGGGCGAACGCCATCACACTGCCCTGTGGGTTCACCCCGGGAGAGTCCGGCAACATGCTGGCGTCGTTGACGTAGAGGTTGGTGAACCGCCGCACTTTTCCGAACGAGTCAGCAGCACAGCGGTCCGACCGCTCCCCGATGGGGCATGACGAGAACGCATGCACCGTCGTCAAACTCAGCGACGCGCTGGGCAGCAACTCGTCCAGCCAGCGGATCGCCGCGTCTTCGCTGCGGATCGAACCAATGCCTCGCACGGCCGGGAACACCTCCTCTGCGCCCGCCGCCAAGAGCAGTGACGCCAGCCGCGCAAGTCCCTGCGAGAGGCTGCGGATGTCGGCGGGAGCGAGCTCGTACTGCATCAGCGTGGCGCCATCGCCGAGCATGCTCGGGCGCACCCGTCCGCGGCCCGCCCCGCGCACTGCCACGTAGAAGCTCGCCATGTTGCGATACCTGGCCACCTGTCCCGACGTCTCGAGCCAGTTGTCACTGAGCAGCATCGCCAGGTGCCCGACCGTGAAGAACGCGCCGCCGAGGGAGACGTCCGGCCAGAACTCCTTGACCTGCAACAGCGGCAAGACGCTGGCCTGAGCGTCGATGACCTCCGGAAACCGCGCGACCAGCTTCAACATGGGGTGGACCCGGAGTGTCTCACCGACGTGGAATTTCACGCCGCTTCGCCTCAGCAACGCCGGGGTCTCGGTCGGTCCGGCACACACGATGACGTGCTCGGCATCGATGCGCACCAGCGACCTGACACCGGGCTCGACCTCCACTTCGGCGAGCACACCGGTGCAGCGATCGCCGGCGAAGAGCAGCTGCTCCACCCGGCACCCGGTGACCACCCGGGCTCCCATCTGTTCCGCGCGAGGCCAGAGCGCGCGGCTCATCCCCTGTTTGGCGCCAGTCGGACAGCCGGCTGCGCAGGCGTTGGTGCTCTGACAGCCGGCCGCAGCCCGGGGCACCTCTTGCGCTGCCCACCCCATGGCCTCGATGCCGCGCGCGAACACCTGCGTGCTCATGGGCAACGGTCTGCCGTAGGGCTGCACCCGCGTGATCTCCTCGGCCCAGGCGAAGTGCGGCGCCAGCTCGTCGGGACCGCTGTCGGCGAGATCGAACTGCGCCTTCCAGCGCAGCAGCGTCTCACGCGGTGTGCGGTGCCAGAATCCGCTGTTGATCTCGGTGCTGCCGCCGAGACACGCACCCTCGACGTACCCGAGCGGCGTCTTGCCGAGAATCGGCGTCATGCCACGCCGCCGATAGAGCAACCGCATGGCTTCGGGTGAGCTCTTGCCGTAATCGGCGTCGGCGTGACGACGCCCTTCCTCGAGCACGACGACATTGCGACCCACGAGCGCGAGCTCGAGGGCGGTGACCGCGCCACCCGCTCCCGAGCCGATCACGATGACCTCGACGCGCTCGCGATCAGGCACCGCTGCCCTCCGTCTTGGTGATGTCCACCTGCTGCTCGGGCTCGGCCACCGGCAAGTGTCGGTGTTCGCGCGGCGACATTGCCTCGATCACCCGCGGGTGTTCGTAGAAAGCGAGCAACACCGTGCTCTGCGGCGCGCGAAACAGCTGCCGGAGCGGCGGGATGCGCCCGAACGCCCAGGCCTGCACCGCCTCACGCCGGCGCGCGGCTGCCAGGGCGCAGAAGCTCCGCATGTAGCGCAGGCGCACCCAGGCGCGGAACACACTCATGCCAACGTGGTAGAGCGTGCGGATGCGCGCCGGCAGGGCCTCGATCTGCCCGCTGAGGAACGCGGCAACATCCGTCAGCACCTCCCGGTCGGGCAACGAGTCCGGCAGCAAGACGGCCTCGGCGAGGGCCAGGTCGAACTCACTCGGTCCGGGCGCGGCAGGCATCTTCTCGACGCGGCTGATCACACGCATGGGCACGCCCGAGATCAGTCGGATGCCCGGAGAGTGGCGCGCGGCACGTGCCATGGCCGCGGTCGCGCCGACCTCGACGCCGTACCAGAGCATGGCACCGGCGCCCCAC
This sequence is a window from Myxococcales bacterium. Protein-coding genes within it:
- a CDS encoding SIS domain-containing protein encodes the protein MAYARKFFGEAIEILNQLDADAVERLASLLAEARARGGRLFILGVGGSAGNASHAVNDFRKICGFESYTPTDNVSELTARVNDDGWETTFERWLEVSRLSKQDMVLVFSVGGGNLEKNVSPNLVRALGLARKVGASIGGVVGRDGGYTAQVADVCVIVPTVNPDAITPHAEAFQAVVWHLLVSHPLLQKSAMKWESTQ
- a CDS encoding NAD-dependent epimerase/dehydratase family protein; the protein is MKSLVIGGAGFIGSHLTDQLVARGPVTLFDNLSVGKREFVAGHLASGAARLVVGELLDLEQVCEVVKGHDVVFHLAANPEARWGLDNPRLDLEQGTIATWNVLEAMRRGGVPRIVFSSSGTVYGDTAEVCAEADLGRLPISLYGASKFAGEALISSYVECFGLRGLIYRFGNVVGPRGTHGAALDFLKKLKNTPDELEVLGDGAQAKPYVFVSDCVAGILFGLDHTRGPLDVLNIAPPDFTSVRRIAELCVEASPNPQARIRYTGGDRGWPGDVPQSRLAPDALAALGYRVSRTSDEAVRQAVTALAGEVFG
- a CDS encoding GMC family oxidoreductase, encoding MPDRERVEVIVIGSGAGGAVTALELALVGRNVVVLEEGRRHADADYGKSSPEAMRLLYRRRGMTPILGKTPLGYVEGACLGGSTEINSGFWHRTPRETLLRWKAQFDLADSGPDELAPHFAWAEEITRVQPYGRPLPMSTQVFARGIEAMGWAAQEVPRAAAGCQSTNACAAGCPTGAKQGMSRALWPRAEQMGARVVTGCRVEQLLFAGDRCTGVLAEVEVEPGVRSLVRIDAEHVIVCAGPTETPALLRRSGVKFHVGETLRVHPMLKLVARFPEVIDAQASVLPLLQVKEFWPDVSLGGAFFTVGHLAMLLSDNWLETSGQVARYRNMASFYVAVRGAGRGRVRPSMLGDGATLMQYELAPADIRSLSQGLARLASLLLAAGAEEVFPAVRGIGSIRSEDAAIRWLDELLPSASLSLTTVHAFSSCPIGERSDRCAADSFGKVRRFTNLYVNDASMLPDSPGVNPQGSVMAFARRNVRRFIDGLT